The Acomys russatus chromosome 1, mAcoRus1.1, whole genome shotgun sequence genome has a window encoding:
- the Cinp gene encoding cyclin-dependent kinase 2-interacting protein: protein MEAKTLGIVTPRKPVLSVSARKIKDNAADWHNLILKWDSLSDAGFATASNIANLKVSLLSKEKVELESSSPAAGEEEEKTKLEYDKGLEALCEELQATLDGLTKIQMKMEKLSSTTKGICELEDYHYREESTRPPLFHTWPTPFFYEVSHRLSNAYKKELLLKQTIGAELAHTADRNLSLTYLSMWLHQPYIESDSKLQLESMLLETGHRAL, encoded by the exons ATGGAAG CAAAGACTCTTGGAATTGTGACACCCAGAAAACCTGTCTTATCTGTCAGTGCAAGAAAAATTAAGGACAATGCAGCTGATTGGCACAACTTAATCCTGAAGTGGGACAGCCTCAGCGATGCAGGGTTCGCCACCGCAAGCAATATTGCCAACCTGAAAGTCAGCCTGCT GAGTAAGGAGAAGGTTGAATTAGAAAGCAGCAGCCCAGCTGCcggtgaggaggaagaaaagacaaagctgGAATATGACAAGGGACTTGAAGCGCTGTGTGAGGAGCTGCAGGCCACCTTGGATGGCTTG actaaaatacaaatgaaaatggaaaagctGTCTTCAACCACCAAGGGAATTTGTGAGCTAGAAGATTACCATTACAGAGAAGAAAGTACCCGGCCCCCTCTGTTCCACACATGGCCCACGCCCTTCTTTT ATGAGGTCTCCCACCGGCTCTCCAATGCATACAAGAAGGAGCTCCTTTTGAAGCAGACCATTGGCGCAGAGCTGGCCCACACTGCAGACCGCAACCTCAGCCTGACCTACCTGTCCATGTGGCTGCACCAGCCCTACATAGAGAGCGACAGCAAGCTCCAGCTAGAGAGCATGCTGCTGGAAACAGGGCACCGTGCCCTGTGA